The following are encoded together in the Salvia hispanica cultivar TCC Black 2014 chromosome 6, UniMelb_Shisp_WGS_1.0, whole genome shotgun sequence genome:
- the LOC125195624 gene encoding premnaspirodiene oxygenase-like yields MLYLITALILPAIFIFFKKWKKSKNSKSMKRLPPGPRKLPIIGNLHQTRNPPFRCFRDLYNKHGPLMHLKLGESTTIVVSSPDIAKKLLKDLDPCFADRPRTVAAEIMWYDCSDVVFCPYGDYWRQMRKLCINDLLSPKMVRLFQSIRRDESNRLVDSLRESSGSSVNLTERIFSLSSFVTCRAAFGGVSEDNERLLKMMSDSLQMAAGFEVADLFPSSRIAAALSWTRLRRMKRMRRELDVILDDIIDLHRRNRGRNSEFGGEDLVDVFLRAMEEEGLMFPINNHNIKAVLFDIFTAGTDTTAVTIDWAMVELLRHPRVMAKAQAEVRRAMQENTNSVEQNDIVCDMKYLKLVIKETLRLHPPAPMLPRACNEEHVINGYTIPAGAVLMVNIWAMQRDPRYWNDPEKFEPERFEDQAVDFVGGDFKYLPFGTGKRMCPGMTFGLATMESALAQLLYNFDWKLSKSVRAEDLDMTESFGLISSRTHNLFVVATLYN; encoded by the exons ATGCTTTACCTAATCACAGCTCTCATTCTTCCTgcaatcttcattttcttcaaaaaatggaagaaatcCAAAAATAGCAAATCGATGAAACGGCTTCCACCCGGCCCACGAAAACTTCCTATAATCGGAAACCTTCACCAGACGAGAAACCCTCCCTTCCGCTGCTTCAGAGATCTCTACAACAAACACGGCCCCTTGATGCACCTCAAGCTCGGTGAGTCCACCACCATCGTCGTCTCGTCGCCTGACATTGCGAAAAAATTGCTCAAAGACCTCGACCCCTGCTTCGCCGACCGGCCTAGGACCGTTGCAGCCGAAATCATGTG GTACGACTGTAGCGACGTTGTTTTTTGCCCCTACGGCGACTACTGGCGCCAGATGAGAAAGCTCTGCATCAACGACCTTCTCAGCCCGAAAATGGTGCGCTTGTTCCAATCAATCCGAAGAGACGAGTCAAATCGATTGGTGGATTCCTTGCGCGAATCTTCCGGAAGCTCCGTGAATTTGACGGAGAGGATCTTCTCGTTGTCGAGTTTCGTCACTTGTCGCGCTGCCTTCGGCGGCGTAAGCGAGGATAATGAGAGGTTGTTGAAGATGATGTCGGATTCGCTGCAGATGGCGGCGGGGTTTGAGGTGGCGGATCTGTTCCCGTCGTCAAGGATCGCGGCCGCGCTGAGCTGGACGAGGCTGCGGCGGATGAAGAGGATGCGGCGCGAGCTGGATGTGATTTTGGATGACATTATCGACCTGCATAGGAGGAATCGCGGCCGGAATTCGGAGTTTGGGGGTGAGGATTTGGTGGATGTGTTTCTTAGGGCTATGGAAGAAGAGGGACTCATGTTTCCAATCAACAACCACAACATCAAGGCTGTTTTGTTT GATATTTTTACTGCTGGAACTGATACTACGGCAGTAACAATAGACTGGGCTATGGTAGAACTATTGAGGCACCCTAGAGTGATGGCCAAGGCACAAGCTGAAGTACGACGAGCCATGCAAGAAAATACTAATAGCGTTGAGCAAAACGACATCGTTTGTGATATGAAGTATCTAAAATTGGTGATCAAAGAGACTCTCAGGTTGCACCCTCCGGCTCCGATGCTGCCTAGAGCTTGCAATGAGGAACACGTGATCAATGGATACACCATACCTGCCGGAGCGGTGTTGATGGTAAATATTTGGGCCATGCAGAGGGACCCGAGGTATTGGAATGATCCAGAAAAGTTTGAGCCCGAGAGATTCGAGGATCAAGCTGTGGATTTTGTAGGTGGTGATTTCAAATATTTGCCATTTGGAACTGGAAAAAGAATGTGCCCTGGGATGACGTTCGGCTTGGCTACTATGGAGTCGGCTCTAGCCCAGTTACTGTACAACTTCGATTGGAAGCTTTCGAAAAGTGTCAGGGCTGAGGATTTGGACATGACGGAAAGTTTCGGTCTGATATCTTCAAGAACACACAATTTATTTGTAGTCGCGACGCTGTATAATTAG
- the LOC125196631 gene encoding (+)-cis,cis-nepetalactol synthase NEPS3-like: MSNNLMKKKLQGKVAIVTGGASGIGETTARVLADHGARAVVIADIQPEKGRAVAESIGLQRCSYVQCDVADEEQVAAMVEWTATAYGGLDIMFSNAGTVSSSPQTILDLDFSEYERVMRVNARGMAVCVKQAARKMVELGTRGSIVCTASTAAEKAMVYLTDYVMSKRAVLGLMRSASLQLGKHGIRVNTVSPGGVHTPLAAKQGMETPADMEKYIGPYTSLKGAPLMGENVADAVAFLASDEAAFVTGVDLVVDGGMIAMPFDLSN; this comes from the coding sequence ATGTCAAACAATTTGATGAAGAAAAAGCTTCAAGGCAAAGTAGCCATTGTAACCGGCGGCGCCAGCGGCATCGGTGAGACCACCGCCCGCGTCCTGGCCGATCACGGGGCGCGTGCGGTGGTGATCGCCGATATCCAACCCGAAAAGGGCCGCGCTGTGGCCGAATCCATCGGCCTGCAGCGCTGCAGCTACGTCCAGTGCGACGTGGCCGACGAGGAACAAGTTGCGGCCATGGTCGAATGGACGGCGACAGCCTACGGCGGCCTCGACATAATGTTCAGCAACGCGGGCACCGTCAGCAGCTCCCCTCAGACCATCCTGGATTTGGATTTTTCGGAATACGAGCGCGTGATGCGCGTGAACGCGCGTGGGATGGCGGTGTGCGTGAAGCAGGCGGCGCGTAAGATGGTGGAATTGGGGACCAGAGGGTCCATCGTCTGCACGGCGAGCACGGCGGCCGAGAAGGCGATGGTGTACTTGACGGACTATGTGATGTCGAAGCGGGCGGTGCTGGGGCTGATGCGGTCGGCAAGCTTGCAGCTCGGGAAGCACGGGATTCGGGTGAACACCGTGTCGCCCGGTGGGGTGCACACGCCGCTTGCAGCAAAGCAGGGGATGGAGACGCCCGCGGATATGGAGAAGTATATTGGGCCCTACACGAGCTTGAAAGGGGCGCCGCTTATGGGGGAAAATGTGGCGGACGCGGTGGCGTTTCTGGCTTCGGATGAGGCGGCGTTTGTCACCGGAGTTGATTTGGTGGTGGATGGTGGGATGATTGCTATGCCATTCGACCTatctaactaa